A segment of the Candidatus Synechococcus calcipolaris G9 genome:
AGAATTAGAATTGGCGGAGGGCCATAAACACTATGAATTAAATACCGTTTCTCCCCACCATCACCATCACATGGTCTGTGTGCAATGCAACCGCACTACGGAATTCGACAATGATTCAATTTTGAAACAGTGCTTGAAACAAATTGAAAAGTCAGGACTTCAATTGATTGATTGCCAACTGACGATCTATACCATTTGTCCAGAGGCGTTGCGGCGGGGCTATCCGGGGTTGCCGGAAAACTGGATGTGTAATAATGCCATTGCCCAATCCCAGCCCCCAGTACAAATTTCGCCGGGCCTATCCCAGTGAGACGCACCAGTTGGGGGTGGTCGGTTCTGCTAGGGGTTGGTTTGGCCCTGTCTGGGGGCACGGATGTGCGTGCCAATCCAATGGCTGTCCGCTTCCCCGATGGTCGGGTTGCCTTTAACGTTCCCCCTACGTTTTATGAGGCAAATACCCCCTATCCCACAGTTTGGTATCCCCAGCCGATCTATCGATTCCTTCTGCGGGTTTCTGAAAACGCTGGGGAGCCGCTCCATCGGGTGATGATCCAACAGTTGCCATCCCAAGAAGCTCTCTTTTTTGAAGTGGGCCGCACCCGGGCCTTTTCTGGCGTTCGCGGCCGCCAGCCCCTAAGCATCAGTAATGTAGAGTTTAATCTAGATCAACAGGCAGTGATGATCACCTTTGACCCGCCTATTTCTCCAGGGACAACCCTGACCATTGTCTTGGCTCCCCGCAGAAATCCAGCCTATGAGGGGGTTTATTTATTTGGGATAACGGCCTATCCCCCCGGTGGCGATCGCGCCATAGGTCAATTCATTGGCACGGGCCGTTTGCAATTTTATCGAAACAGTGATTATTTCTGATTGAAGTAACTCCGGCATTGCAAAAACTTGCTACACTGGTAAGGCTGCGGACGTGGCGGAATTGGCAGACGCGCTAGATTTAGGTTCTAGTACCGCAAGGTGTGAAGGTTCAAGTCCTTTCGTCCGCATTGCTTGATTGGTTCGGCTATATCTCTATCCTGGCAAAAGACTTTCTTTGAACTCGTCTAGGGTGGCAATGGATTTTCATGGGACAACCAGTTTTTACACTTCAGCCGCCAGACACATGGTGTATTCATCCCCAGTTCCAGCCCCTACGGGGTGTCATTGCCATACCAGGGGATAAGTCTATTTCCCATCGGGCCCTGATGCTGGGGGCCTTGGCAACGGGAACAACCCATATTCGTGGACTTCTCATTGGTGAGGATACCTGTAGTACCGCCGCCTGTTTTCAGGCCCTAGGGGCAAGGATTTCCGAATTAAATTCCGATAGTGTTCAGGTGGACGGTATTGGTTTAGGGGCACTCCAGGAACCGGAGGATGTCTTAAACGCCGGTAATTCGGGGACGACGCTGCGTTTGATTTTGGGGGTGTTGGCAGCCCAATCCCAGGGTTTTTTTGCGATTACGGGGGATAGATCCCTGCGATCGCGGCCCATGGGGCGGGTGGTCACTCCCCTACAGCAAATGGGGGCATTGATCTGGGGACGAAAAGGTGCAAGTCGAGCACCCCTAGCTATCCAGGGTCAGTCCCTTCGGCCCATTCATTACCATAGTCCGATCGCCTCGGCCCAGGTCAAATCCTCCATTTTATTGGCGGGCCTACAAAGCGAAGGGGCCACCACCATTACGGAACCCTTTTTATCTAGGGATCATAGTGAACGTATGTTAGCGGCCTTTGGGGCGGCGATCGCCACGAACCCTGAGACCTGTAGTGTGACGGTGACGGGCCCCAGTCAATTGCAGGGCCAAGATGTTTCCGTTCCCGGTGATATTAGTTCGGCGGCCTTTTGGTTGGTGGCCGCCTCCATCCTCCCAGACTCCGAGTTATTGCTGACCAATGTGGGGGTCAATCCCACCCGAACAGGTATTTTGGAGGTGCTATTAGCCATGGGGGCCGATATTCACCAGGAAAATGTCCGGGTTGTTACCGGGGAACCGGTGGCGGATTTGCGTGTACGCAGCGCCTCCTTAACGTCAACAGATATTCAGGGGGAGATTATTCCCCGCCTTATTGATGAAATTCCCATTTTGGCCGTCGCCGCCACTGCAGCCCAAGGAATCACTCGAATTCGGGATGCGGCGGAATTGCGGGTCAAGGAAAGCGATCGCCTTGCGGCCGTTGCCCAGCAGTTAACTAAAATGGGGGCAAGCATTACCGAGTATGCCGATGGTTTGGACATTACTGGCGGATCCCAGTTACAGGGGACGGAGCTAGACAGTTATGGCGATCATCGTATGGCCATGGGGTTGGCGATCGCCGCCCTCAGTGCCCAGGGAACCAGTTACATTGGCCAGGGGAATGCGGCGGCAGTATCCTATCCTACCTTTATCCATACCCTGCAAACATTGGTTGGGGAATAACCCATGGTAGCTGCTCCCTTGGGCTGGCAATGGCAGACAACCTTAAAGGGTACCTATCTCACCTGCGATCGCTTGGCAGGAATGGCCCATGGTTTCTTTACCCGTGAATGGGTGGAGGCCGCCTTGGCAGATTTGACTGGCATCCTTCAGCCTGGAGCAATTCCCCTACGAACGAAGCAAGTCCATGGCAATCGAGTGGTTCTCGCTGGAGATATTCTGGCCCAAGGGGAGACGGCGACCTATTTAGACGCAGATGCCCTCATCTCCACGGGCCCCAATCAAGCTCTTTGGGTGTGCAGTGCCGACTGTGTGCCCGTCCTCATTGGCGATCGCCAGACGGGCCGGGTGGCGGCCATTCATGCCGGTTGGCGCGGAACCTCCATGGAAGTTGTCCCCAAAACGATTCAAACCCTATGTCAATTGGGTAGTGCCCTGCCGGATTTAGCCATTGCCCTGGGCCCAGCCATTTCTGGAACCGTTTATCAGGTGGGCCTATCCGTGGCGATCGCCATTGGTGAAACTCTTGTATCCCTCGATTCCCACCAATCCCCAGAGGAGCAAGTGGCCCATCTCCAGGCCCAAACCAGGGGTCTACTATTGCCAGACCCGGAGCCTGGACGAGTGCGTTTAGATGTGCGCCAAGCCAACGTACTCCAACTGTTGAAGATGGGCCTCGAACCAGATCAGATCAGTGTCTCCCCCCTCTGTACCTATCGTGAACCGGAACAATTCTTTTCCTATCGCCGGGAGCGCCTTAAACAAGTGCAGTGGTCAGGAATTACCAGCTTCTAGGAACGGGATCAATTCTGACCCCAGCCATTTGTTGAGCCATGCCCGTGTTATTGACACGCCCCGATCCCGTGGACGGGGTTTCAGACCCACAATTTCTGATAAGCTACCGAGGAACAAGTATCCGCTTAGGACTAGGTTAAATATATGGCCCAGGGCCCCAAACAACAATTTTCCGCCATATCATTTATCTTTCTGACGATCTTCATCGACAGGTTTGGGGAAAGCTTAATTTTTCCCCTCCTACCTTTTCTCGTTGAACCCTTTGGCTTTGATGCCTTCTCCTTAGGATTGCTGGTCTCTAGTTTTGCGGCGGCCCAATTTTTTGCCGCTCCCATTCTCGGCTCCCTTTCCGATCACTATGGTCGTCGCCCCATTTTACTGATCTGTGTCTTTGGTACCGGGGTCGCCAATTTGATTTTTGCCGGAGCAACTCGGGGGGCATTCCTCTTTGGTGCGAGGGCCTTAGATGGGGCCACGGGTGGGGTTGCCTCCACGGCCCAGGCCTACATTTCCGATATTGCCGCCCCCCAGGATCGGGCCAAGCTCTTTGGGATTACGGGGGCCGCCTTTGGCCTCGGCTTTATTTTTGGCCCCGCCCTAGGGGGAGTCTTAGCAACGATTTCCCTGACTTTGCCGGTTTTTGTAGCCGCAGGGGTAGCCTTTTTGAACTGTATCTTTGGCTATTTCACCCTGCCGGAGTCCTTGCCTAAGGATCAGCGCCGTACCCTAAAACTCCAGGATTTTAACCCCTTTCAATCCCTGACCTATCTCTGGGGTGGTCGGGGCATTCGCAGCTTGTTGGGGGCATTTTTTTCCTTTAGTCTGGCATTTTCAGCCTTTACCAGTGTGTATGTTCTTTTTCTCAATGCTCGGTTTGACTGGGGGCCGGGAGAAGCCGCCATCGTTTTTGTGATTATTGGCGTATTTAGTACCCTAGTTCAAGGCGGGTTAATTCGCATCCTGCTGCGGTATGTCAAGGAAATGCAGTTATGTCTATATGGTTTTCTTTGCCTGGGTTTAGGGTTAACCTTTGTGCTGATCACACCGACGGTGCATCCCTGGCCCTACATCGGCCTCTATAGCAGTGCGATCGCCATTGCCTTTGGGTTTGGCCTCGTTTTACCAGCCCTACGGGCATTAATCTGTAATCAAGTCTCCGATCAGGAGCAGGGGCAAGTGTTGGGTAGCTCCCAGGCCTTGCAAAGTATCGCAGCGGTACTCGGCCCCACCTGGGCGGGCTGGACCTTTGATAATGTGAATCCAAGTGCCCCCTTTAGTCAAAGTATCCTCTTATTCGGCCTCGCCGCCTTCCTGATTCTCTTCAATCGTCGCTATTATTTAGCAGCATCCAAAACACCCTAACCGTTGTTGGTATCTAGAGTCACCAAGGGGGACGAGTCGGGCATTTCCTGCCACCAGCCCTTTTCATAGCATTTCTTGAGGAGCCGCCGATAACTGATCACCGTTGCATCAGAGGCCTGGAGAAGATCCTCACTGCTATTGAGAAAGGGAGAAATTAACGGCTCCTGGGTTTTGACGGCCCGTTCATCCTCACTCAATAGACGTACCCCGGTTTTCCGAGTTTGCCCATCAATAAAGGGAAATTTCAGGAAATTCCGCATCAAGGCCCATTTTGAAACCGTGACCGTTGGGCTAACGGGCACACTGGCAATAAACGTATCTAGGTAGAAATTATCAAACTTCAAACCAATAAAGGTAATATTCGGCAGGCAAACCCGATACACCCGCTCCGTTTTTGCCTCCTTCCGGGAAATCCATTGCCATAACCCCGCCAGTCGTTTGATATTAATGGGCAACGTGGCTTCCGCTTCCCAATCTTGGTGGGTAACGGTATAGTCAGCAATCACCGCATCCGCCTGATCCCCCAAGGATTTACGATGCATGAACATGGTATGGGAGCAGTCAATGGTATTTTCCATCACCCGTGTAAAATGGGCATTCCAGGTATATTCGCCATAGACGCAACGCAGGCTAGGATCAGCAAACTGGGGAAATTCGGGAATGGGGGGGGCATCCGCCGGATCAATATCTCCCCAAAAGAGCCAAATAAAACCATATTTTTCCTGGACGGGATAGGTCTTGACTTGGCCACGTTTGGGAATGGCAATCCCTGGGCCATTGGCGGGAATATCCACACAGGCTCCCTCAGGATTATAGGTCCAGCCATGGTAGGGGCAACGAATACAGTCTCCTTCGACCCAGCCCAGGGAAAGGGCAGCACCACGATGAACACAGCGATCGCCTAGGGCAATAACCTCTCCGCCAAGGTTGCGGTAAAGAGCAATCTTTTCCCCCATTAGGGTGATGCCCAGGGGACGTTGCTTGAGGGCTTGACTCACCTCAACGGCATACCAAAAATTTTTAAGGGCCATGGTAAAGTTTCCTATCCTAAAGGGTTTCAGTCACTAAGGGTTGGGGCAGTTCCCAGCCTTTTTCTTGGTAGGAACGCAAAAGTTTCCGGTAGGCAATAATCAACGCATCGGAAGCCACCAAAAGCTCTTGGTGAAAATCCGTGGGAGCCGCCAAGGGATAACAGGTTTGTACCACGTCTTGATCTTCCAGATAGGTTTTATAGGCATTTTCGTGGGAGTTACCATCGGCCCAGGGAAACTTGAGGAAATTGCGAAGCCCAATGTATTTAGCCAGGGTTGTTTTCCCATCTAGGGGAATACTAGTGGTGTAGTAAATGTATTTATAGCCCCGGAAGCCAAAGTCAATTTCAATGCGATTGATTGTGGGTAAGCACACTGTAATGGTTGTTAAGGAGTAGCGGTTTTCCTCTTTGAGTAAATACTTCAAAAAGGTGCGCCGTTTGGGGGCGGGAGCCTTGACCGTGGCCGTAGCAGAGTAGCCATTGGTGGTCACGTCATACTCATCCACTGTGGCGCGATCGCGGTTGCCAAAAAAGGGCGGATGGACAAAGGCCGCATGGGAAACATCTAGATTGCTTTCAATGACGCGGGTATAGTGGGCATTCCAGGTATATTCCCCATAGACGGCTCGCCACTGGGGATCCTCCAGTTCCGGCAATAGGTCTGGAATCGGGGCAGCCTCATTGATCGACCCATCGCCCACAAAGAGCCACACCATGCCATCCTTTTCTTGGACTGGATAGGTATCCACCCGCGCCCGCTTGGAAATGGGGACATCGGGTAAATCAGCGGGAATATCCACGCACTGCCCTTCGGCGTTGAATTTCCAGCCATGGTAGGGACAGCGCAAACACCCCTCCTCCAACCAACCGCGATGAAGAGCCGCACCACGATGGGCGCATTGATTATTAAGGGCAATCACCTGGCCCCGTGGATCTCGATATAAAACATACTGTTGCCCCATTAAGGTCACGGGGATGGGTTTATCTTTTACAGAACGGCTAAATTCCACCGCATACCAAAAGTTTTTTAGCATTGACCCATGACTCCTTCAGCAGAATCGGAACTGGTTTCTAAATCTTTGCCCTCGCTAATCCACCAACCACGATCGGCGTACTGGCGCAGGAGTTTGCGGTAGGCCACCTGGAGGGCATCGGAGGCTACCAAAACTTCGCTGCTTTGGTGAAAGGGCACAATGGCTGGCCGCATGGTAGCAATCACCTGACAATCTTCCTCATAGGTTTGGATAATATTCTTGCGGGAATGGCCGTCTGCCCAGGAAAAGGGAAGAAAATTCCGCAGGCCAATCCATTGGGTGCGGGTAGTCGTGGCAGTGATCGGGGTATGGGCCCCAAAGTAAATGAAGCGATAGCCCCGGAATTTGAAATCCACATCAATTCGGTTCACTCCGGGCAAGTAAGCGGTTAATTGGGCCGTGGTTAGGGGGCGATCGCGCTTGAGAATAAATTTAAGTAAGCCGACCCGCTTCGGGGGTTTTGAGACCGTTAATGCACTGACACTGCTAGGGGTAATATCTACGTCATAGCTGGGCACTACGGCATCATTTCGCAAACTAAAAAAAGATGAATGGACAAAGGGGGCATGGGAACTATCCATATTGCCTTCGGTGACGCGGCTAAAATGGGCAGGCCAAAGGGACTCACCATAGACGGCTCGCCAACCTGGAGTTGCATACTCGGGTAACGGGGGAATGGGCAATCCTTGGTCTGGAGGTAAATCCCCCCAATAGAGCCAAATCAGACCATATTTTTCTTGTACCGGATAGGTTTTTAGGTGGGCGCGTTTGGGAATCGTTGCATGATCATCGTTAGCTGGAATATGAACGCAGATACCCTCAGGGGTATAACGCCAACCATGGTAGGGGCAGGTGAGACAGCCCTGTTCAATCCAGCCCTGGGAGAGCTTAGCCCCCCGATGCAAGCAGTGATCCGCCATGGCCACCAATTCACCCTGGGGCGATCGCCAGAGGACAATATCCTGCCCTAGGACTTGCGTAGATTTGGGTTGTTGACCAACGGCAGTGGCCTGTTCAACTGCATACCAAGAATTTTTCAGCATGACTCGTGACCGTTTAACCCATGAATGTGATGATCATTGGGGGAGACCCCAAACATAAACAATCCAATCTAGAAATTTTATCCCCTATCGCTGTACACTAAAGTCTAAATTTTTTCTGCCCCAGGAACGGGAAACGTCATGATTGAGCCAACTCCTTCCAAGGATGTCCCAGAAATTATTCAAAAATTTCGGGATGAGTTAAATGAAGAAATTGAAGAGGCGATCGAAGACCATGAGTTCAAGATGACCAAAATTGGCATTATTACATTAATCGTATTTGTAGGATTTATTTTCCTATTCATCAAAATATAATTTAACCCTGAAGATGCCCTAGTGAAGTACGGTTTGTAAAACAATTCCAAGAATCACTAATGCCACCACCGGTAGGGCCATGGCCATCATGCCATTGTGGCTTTTGACCACCCGCGCTTCGTGATTGACCACTGCCTGTTTAATGGTTTGGTGCATTTCTAGGCGGAGTTTTGCCACCTCAGACTCTAGACTTTCACCACTGTAAAGATCACGGAGATGCTCGAAGATGGTACGGCTTAAAATCAAGCTATTTTCAGGGTGCTGAAATAAGGCATCCTTCAGTTCTGCTTGGGTAAAGCTGATCAGCTTGACGTGGCCGAGAGCTTGGGCAATACAGGTGCGAGGGCTACCATCAATCAATTCCATTTCGCCAAAAATTTTACCTGCCCCCAAGGTGGCACTGACGCATTTACCCGTTTCTGGGTAATCATCAATGAGTTGG
Coding sequences within it:
- the pgeF gene encoding peptidoglycan editing factor PgeF, with amino-acid sequence MVAAPLGWQWQTTLKGTYLTCDRLAGMAHGFFTREWVEAALADLTGILQPGAIPLRTKQVHGNRVVLAGDILAQGETATYLDADALISTGPNQALWVCSADCVPVLIGDRQTGRVAAIHAGWRGTSMEVVPKTIQTLCQLGSALPDLAIALGPAISGTVYQVGLSVAIAIGETLVSLDSHQSPEEQVAHLQAQTRGLLLPDPEPGRVRLDVRQANVLQLLKMGLEPDQISVSPLCTYREPEQFFSYRRERLKQVQWSGITSF
- a CDS encoding Rieske 2Fe-2S domain-containing protein, with protein sequence MLKNFWYAVEFSRSVKDKPIPVTLMGQQYVLYRDPRGQVIALNNQCAHRGAALHRGWLEEGCLRCPYHGWKFNAEGQCVDIPADLPDVPISKRARVDTYPVQEKDGMVWLFVGDGSINEAAPIPDLLPELEDPQWRAVYGEYTWNAHYTRVIESNLDVSHAAFVHPPFFGNRDRATVDEYDVTTNGYSATATVKAPAPKRRTFLKYLLKEENRYSLTTITVCLPTINRIEIDFGFRGYKYIYYTTSIPLDGKTTLAKYIGLRNFLKFPWADGNSHENAYKTYLEDQDVVQTCYPLAAPTDFHQELLVASDALIIAYRKLLRSYQEKGWELPQPLVTETL
- a CDS encoding MFS transporter: MAQGPKQQFSAISFIFLTIFIDRFGESLIFPLLPFLVEPFGFDAFSLGLLVSSFAAAQFFAAPILGSLSDHYGRRPILLICVFGTGVANLIFAGATRGAFLFGARALDGATGGVASTAQAYISDIAAPQDRAKLFGITGAAFGLGFIFGPALGGVLATISLTLPVFVAAGVAFLNCIFGYFTLPESLPKDQRRTLKLQDFNPFQSLTYLWGGRGIRSLLGAFFSFSLAFSAFTSVYVLFLNARFDWGPGEAAIVFVIIGVFSTLVQGGLIRILLRYVKEMQLCLYGFLCLGLGLTFVLITPTVHPWPYIGLYSSAIAIAFGFGLVLPALRALICNQVSDQEQGQVLGSSQALQSIAAVLGPTWAGWTFDNVNPSAPFSQSILLFGLAAFLILFNRRYYLAASKTP
- a CDS encoding Rieske 2Fe-2S domain-containing protein; translated protein: MLKNSWYAVEQATAVGQQPKSTQVLGQDIVLWRSPQGELVAMADHCLHRGAKLSQGWIEQGCLTCPYHGWRYTPEGICVHIPANDDHATIPKRAHLKTYPVQEKYGLIWLYWGDLPPDQGLPIPPLPEYATPGWRAVYGESLWPAHFSRVTEGNMDSSHAPFVHSSFFSLRNDAVVPSYDVDITPSSVSALTVSKPPKRVGLLKFILKRDRPLTTAQLTAYLPGVNRIDVDFKFRGYRFIYFGAHTPITATTTRTQWIGLRNFLPFSWADGHSRKNIIQTYEEDCQVIATMRPAIVPFHQSSEVLVASDALQVAYRKLLRQYADRGWWISEGKDLETSSDSAEGVMGQC
- a CDS encoding Fur family transcriptional regulator produces the protein MPAYTASALKAELNDKGWRLTPQRETILHVFQNLPQGNHLSAEDLHYQLKTSGHAISLSTIYRTVKLMSRMGILRELELAEGHKHYELNTVSPHHHHHMVCVQCNRTTEFDNDSILKQCLKQIEKSGLQLIDCQLTIYTICPEALRRGYPGLPENWMCNNAIAQSQPPVQISPGLSQ
- a CDS encoding cyclic nucleotide-binding domain-containing protein; its protein translation is MDKHLFDNEQVIYSTGDFADRMYFIKSGRVQLIDDYPETGKCVSATLGAGKIFGEMELIDGSPRTCIAQALGHVKLISFTQAELKDALFQHPENSLILSRTIFEHLRDLYSGESLESEVAKLRLEMHQTIKQAVVNHEARVVKSHNGMMAMALPVVALVILGIVLQTVLH
- a CDS encoding DUF2808 domain-containing protein — its product is MRRTSWGWSVLLGVGLALSGGTDVRANPMAVRFPDGRVAFNVPPTFYEANTPYPTVWYPQPIYRFLLRVSENAGEPLHRVMIQQLPSQEALFFEVGRTRAFSGVRGRQPLSISNVEFNLDQQAVMITFDPPISPGTTLTIVLAPRRNPAYEGVYLFGITAYPPGGDRAIGQFIGTGRLQFYRNSDYF
- the aroA gene encoding 3-phosphoshikimate 1-carboxyvinyltransferase, translating into MGQPVFTLQPPDTWCIHPQFQPLRGVIAIPGDKSISHRALMLGALATGTTHIRGLLIGEDTCSTAACFQALGARISELNSDSVQVDGIGLGALQEPEDVLNAGNSGTTLRLILGVLAAQSQGFFAITGDRSLRSRPMGRVVTPLQQMGALIWGRKGASRAPLAIQGQSLRPIHYHSPIASAQVKSSILLAGLQSEGATTITEPFLSRDHSERMLAAFGAAIATNPETCSVTVTGPSQLQGQDVSVPGDISSAAFWLVAASILPDSELLLTNVGVNPTRTGILEVLLAMGADIHQENVRVVTGEPVADLRVRSASLTSTDIQGEIIPRLIDEIPILAVAATAAQGITRIRDAAELRVKESDRLAAVAQQLTKMGASITEYADGLDITGGSQLQGTELDSYGDHRMAMGLAIAALSAQGTSYIGQGNAAAVSYPTFIHTLQTLVGE
- a CDS encoding aromatic ring-hydroxylating oxygenase subunit alpha, giving the protein MALKNFWYAVEVSQALKQRPLGITLMGEKIALYRNLGGEVIALGDRCVHRGAALSLGWVEGDCIRCPYHGWTYNPEGACVDIPANGPGIAIPKRGQVKTYPVQEKYGFIWLFWGDIDPADAPPIPEFPQFADPSLRCVYGEYTWNAHFTRVMENTIDCSHTMFMHRKSLGDQADAVIADYTVTHQDWEAEATLPINIKRLAGLWQWISRKEAKTERVYRVCLPNITFIGLKFDNFYLDTFIASVPVSPTVTVSKWALMRNFLKFPFIDGQTRKTGVRLLSEDERAVKTQEPLISPFLNSSEDLLQASDATVISYRRLLKKCYEKGWWQEMPDSSPLVTLDTNNG